In Persicimonas caeni, a single window of DNA contains:
- the plsX gene encoding phosphate acyltransferase PlsX, whose amino-acid sequence MAHSDDRKPAHSSDAPITIAVDAMGGYHSPGEVVSAVARLSKYEPPARPVYFSLVGDEAELTEILLSTSHNPERIHICHAPTSIGMGEPAKTATADKPDSSIAEACRLCADGLADAVVTAGNPGAAVLTAVHTFQRLPGVHRAALASVYPTPRERGEKQDPFSLLLDVGASLRADARDLVTFALMGSAYAQIVSANERPRVALLSNSRENTLGTESVREAYEKLRDDERVHFYGNIEGHDIPRGLVDVIVCEGFVGDVTIKILEGVSEAAFELARSAYREKMAWKLGLKLLSGGLNRIKQLTDFEEYGGAPLLGIDRVMIVAHPHSESRAIENAIKLAIKNVRAELPRVIARALAEKE is encoded by the coding sequence ATGGCCCATTCTGACGACCGAAAGCCCGCGCACAGCTCGGACGCGCCCATTACGATCGCCGTCGACGCCATGGGCGGCTACCACTCCCCCGGGGAAGTGGTCAGCGCCGTGGCGCGGTTGAGCAAGTACGAGCCGCCCGCTCGGCCGGTGTATTTTTCGCTGGTCGGCGACGAAGCCGAGCTCACCGAGATCTTGCTGAGCACGAGCCACAACCCCGAGCGCATCCATATATGTCATGCGCCCACCTCCATCGGCATGGGCGAGCCGGCCAAGACGGCCACGGCCGACAAGCCCGACTCGTCGATCGCCGAGGCGTGCCGGCTATGCGCCGACGGGTTGGCCGACGCGGTGGTCACCGCGGGCAATCCGGGCGCCGCGGTGCTCACCGCCGTGCACACCTTCCAGCGGCTGCCCGGGGTCCATCGTGCCGCGCTGGCCTCGGTCTACCCGACGCCGCGTGAGCGCGGCGAGAAGCAAGACCCGTTCAGCCTGCTTCTGGACGTGGGCGCCTCGTTGCGTGCCGATGCGCGCGACCTGGTGACGTTCGCGCTGATGGGCTCGGCCTACGCCCAGATTGTCAGCGCCAACGAGCGGCCGCGGGTGGCCCTGTTGTCGAACTCGCGCGAGAACACCTTGGGCACCGAGTCGGTGCGCGAGGCCTATGAAAAGCTGCGAGATGACGAGCGGGTCCACTTCTACGGCAATATCGAGGGCCACGACATCCCCCGTGGCTTGGTCGACGTGATAGTATGCGAGGGCTTTGTGGGCGACGTGACCATCAAGATCTTGGAGGGCGTCAGCGAGGCAGCCTTCGAGTTGGCGCGCTCGGCCTACCGCGAGAAGATGGCCTGGAAGCTCGGCCTCAAGCTGCTCTCGGGCGGGCTCAACCGCATCAAGCAGTTGACCGACTTCGAGGAGTACGGCGGCGCGCCGCTGTTGGGGATCGACCGGGTCATGATCGTGGCGCACCCCCACTCGGAGAGCCGCGCGATCGAAAACGCCATCAAGCTGGCCA
- a CDS encoding M57 family metalloprotease, with amino-acid sequence MRPSLHILSFALFVAACLIGCSDEDDAPAPTIKGRTEVPEGADGKPCITDDDCNSESCLMQSHGFPDGHCTTFNCDRLDCSGEASVCAALWDGTPACLLPCEADEECRDGYTCQSVSGQAESTCLPAGGGIDPAEAFEPTRDLLAFDCAPTEIGQDDIYGPTYTFTFDLGAEAQSFLMVPMVAEGVVVPLSMQTPSTSVDLQTDYRHHNARLGELDFIPDLAETGTFGQVGLDWPILVPYAPQYADYVEAGGTYELTVAADTATPCLYVVEGKTGTTIDLNIYLVGAGGRTAEDAKDDPDLAAVFARVDEIYAQAGIELGEVRFFDVPAHVRETFRVLRSQVDVYKLTAYGEPPDETLDGHLSVDLFLVDDMQFHGANVLGISAGVPGAAGLHGNPRNGLVFQTVDLGADNDHVAHILAHEVGHYVGLRHTTEVYKGTNTDAERQIDRMMGVVDPIEDTAICEEIQQTGFDCPDADNLMFPAAPPAHLSIDPRLTPGQKAVFQASPLVKR; translated from the coding sequence ATGCGCCCTTCCCTACACATCTTGTCATTCGCCCTGTTCGTCGCCGCTTGCCTGATAGGTTGCAGCGACGAAGACGACGCGCCCGCGCCCACGATCAAAGGGCGCACCGAGGTGCCCGAAGGCGCCGACGGCAAGCCGTGCATCACCGACGACGACTGCAACAGCGAGTCGTGCTTGATGCAGTCGCACGGGTTTCCCGACGGCCACTGCACCACCTTCAACTGCGATCGCCTCGACTGCAGCGGCGAAGCGTCGGTATGCGCCGCCCTGTGGGACGGCACGCCCGCGTGTTTGCTCCCGTGTGAGGCCGACGAAGAGTGTCGCGACGGCTACACCTGCCAGTCAGTCTCCGGCCAAGCCGAGTCGACCTGCCTGCCGGCGGGCGGCGGAATCGATCCGGCCGAGGCCTTCGAGCCGACGCGCGATCTGCTGGCGTTCGACTGCGCGCCCACCGAGATTGGCCAGGACGATATCTACGGCCCAACATATACCTTCACCTTCGACCTCGGCGCCGAGGCCCAAAGCTTTTTGATGGTCCCCATGGTCGCCGAGGGCGTCGTAGTGCCGCTGTCGATGCAGACACCGAGCACGTCGGTCGACCTGCAGACCGATTACCGCCACCACAACGCACGCCTGGGCGAGCTCGACTTCATCCCCGATTTGGCCGAGACGGGCACCTTCGGCCAAGTCGGCCTCGACTGGCCCATCTTGGTGCCGTATGCCCCCCAATACGCCGATTATGTCGAAGCCGGGGGCACCTACGAGCTGACCGTGGCGGCCGACACAGCCACGCCTTGTCTGTATGTCGTCGAGGGGAAGACGGGCACCACCATCGATCTGAATATCTACTTGGTCGGCGCCGGCGGGCGCACCGCCGAGGACGCCAAGGACGATCCCGATCTGGCCGCGGTCTTCGCCCGCGTCGACGAGATCTATGCCCAGGCGGGCATCGAGTTGGGCGAGGTGCGCTTCTTCGACGTGCCCGCTCACGTGCGCGAGACCTTCCGGGTGCTGCGCTCGCAGGTCGACGTCTACAAGCTCACGGCTTACGGTGAGCCGCCCGACGAGACGCTCGACGGCCACCTGTCGGTCGATCTCTTCCTGGTCGACGACATGCAATTCCACGGCGCGAACGTGCTGGGCATCTCCGCCGGCGTCCCCGGCGCGGCGGGCCTGCACGGCAACCCGCGCAACGGACTGGTCTTCCAGACGGTCGATCTCGGCGCCGACAACGACCACGTCGCCCACATCCTCGCCCACGAGGTGGGCCACTACGTCGGGCTTCGCCACACCACCGAGGTCTACAAGGGCACGAACACCGACGCCGAGCGCCAGATCGACCGCATGATGGGCGTGGTCGACCCGATCGAGGACACGGCGATCTGCGAAGAGATCCAGCAAACGGGCTTCGATTGCCCCGACGCCGATAATTTGATGTTCCCGGCCGCCCCACCCGCGCATCTAAGTATCGACCCGCGCCTGACCCCCGGCCAAAAGGCGGTTTTTCAAGCCAGCCCCTTGGTCAAACGGTGA
- a CDS encoding sulfatase-like hydrolase/transferase, with the protein MNHILTGVRAGVISALALTLWSFLATSAAMGDASEATGFYYILTAFGLLGLPQVIFGAVLGVLAAGWAAFLGEDFRARLDKPAVDHRTAASLLTGPILAGLVGAGVGALHFAVTGNFVRKIFQTLGLGLGGAVIAAGALLAAPLFFGGALGVVRKLFPARDAEKSVPRATMTVVGVYAIGLIGGLIFGYQYAAGLQVWSATLLRMGFAAMLLTPILMGAMLKFDVDRIAWRIGVPVAGAVAAVVCFFGAFGWSSSTPEMRQATTRHSALLSTTAKALEPLADRDGDGFASGLGGIDCDDSNKNVYPGAKDVPNNGIDEDCSGADAEPPSGNDHPSRKIIGLALQAAENAAKNEAENIPEPPKNLVFILVDTLRQDHMGYAGYERDTTPNIDKIVDESVAFMDAYAPSPHTPRSIPPLFFSRYPSRMTWRGASWNYPEILPENLSMFEVLDEQGYFGIGMTSHFYFEADQGIRQGFDEWDNSGSGTIAESNDDIAAPRIWKKTEPTIERLAKQWKENEEPFTLFVHLFEPHARWIHHDEYSFGKGGKTARERHINNYDSEIAYVDAYVGRIVDKLKEQGLYDDSVLVITSDHGEGFNEHGYFFHGQTLYNEIINVPLIIRVPGWHNRKVEGPVSLVDVAPTLLELFGVTIPQEFQGVSLVETMLGRSGVPDRPVFAELLPYTSWKEKHQAIIHGDEKFIYVVTNGIEEYYDLAEDPGEQKNLRQERKERADKLKKRLQEFMQGN; encoded by the coding sequence ATGAATCATATCCTGACCGGAGTTCGCGCCGGTGTTATCTCCGCCCTGGCGCTGACCCTGTGGAGCTTCTTGGCCACCAGCGCTGCGATGGGTGACGCCAGCGAAGCGACCGGCTTCTACTATATTCTGACTGCGTTCGGGCTGCTCGGGCTGCCCCAGGTGATCTTCGGGGCCGTCTTGGGCGTGCTCGCCGCCGGATGGGCGGCGTTCTTGGGCGAGGACTTCCGCGCCCGGCTCGACAAACCGGCCGTCGATCACCGCACCGCTGCCAGCCTGTTGACCGGCCCGATCTTGGCCGGCTTGGTCGGCGCGGGCGTCGGCGCGCTGCACTTTGCAGTGACCGGCAACTTCGTACGCAAGATCTTCCAGACGCTCGGCCTCGGCCTGGGCGGCGCGGTGATCGCCGCCGGCGCGCTTCTGGCCGCCCCGCTCTTCTTTGGCGGCGCGCTGGGAGTGGTCCGCAAGCTCTTTCCGGCGCGTGACGCCGAAAAGTCGGTGCCCCGGGCGACGATGACCGTCGTGGGCGTCTACGCCATCGGCCTCATCGGCGGGCTCATCTTCGGCTATCAGTACGCCGCGGGCCTGCAGGTGTGGAGCGCGACGCTTCTGCGCATGGGCTTCGCGGCGATGCTGCTCACGCCGATCTTGATGGGCGCAATGCTCAAGTTCGACGTCGATCGCATCGCCTGGCGCATCGGCGTGCCGGTGGCCGGCGCGGTCGCCGCGGTGGTCTGCTTCTTCGGCGCCTTCGGTTGGTCGAGTTCGACCCCCGAGATGCGCCAGGCGACCACGCGCCACTCGGCGCTGCTGTCGACCACCGCCAAGGCGCTCGAGCCGCTGGCCGATCGCGACGGCGACGGCTTCGCCAGTGGACTCGGCGGCATCGACTGCGACGACTCCAACAAGAACGTCTACCCGGGCGCCAAGGACGTGCCCAATAACGGCATTGACGAGGATTGTTCGGGCGCCGACGCCGAGCCGCCCAGCGGCAACGACCACCCGTCGCGCAAGATCATCGGCCTGGCCCTCCAGGCGGCCGAAAACGCCGCCAAGAACGAGGCCGAGAATATCCCCGAGCCGCCCAAAAACCTGGTCTTCATCCTGGTCGACACCCTTCGCCAGGACCACATGGGTTACGCGGGCTACGAGCGCGACACCACCCCCAACATCGACAAGATCGTCGACGAGTCGGTGGCCTTTATGGACGCCTACGCCCCCAGCCCGCACACCCCGCGCAGCATCCCGCCGCTCTTCTTCAGCCGCTACCCCAGCCGCATGACCTGGCGCGGGGCGAGCTGGAACTACCCGGAGATCTTGCCCGAAAACCTGAGCATGTTCGAGGTGCTCGACGAGCAGGGCTACTTCGGCATCGGCATGACCAGCCACTTCTACTTCGAGGCCGACCAGGGCATCCGCCAGGGCTTCGACGAGTGGGACAACTCCGGCTCGGGCACCATCGCCGAGTCCAACGACGACATCGCCGCGCCGCGCATCTGGAAGAAGACCGAGCCCACCATCGAGCGGCTCGCCAAGCAATGGAAAGAGAACGAGGAGCCATTCACCCTCTTCGTGCACCTCTTCGAGCCGCACGCGCGCTGGATCCACCACGACGAGTATAGCTTCGGCAAGGGCGGCAAGACCGCGCGCGAGCGCCACATCAACAACTACGACTCCGAGATCGCCTACGTCGACGCCTACGTCGGCCGAATCGTCGACAAGCTCAAAGAACAAGGCCTATACGACGACTCGGTGCTCGTCATCACCTCCGACCACGGCGAGGGCTTCAACGAGCACGGCTACTTCTTCCACGGCCAGACGCTCTACAACGAGATCATCAACGTACCGCTCATCATCCGCGTGCCCGGCTGGCACAACCGCAAGGTCGAAGGCCCCGTCAGCCTCGTCGACGTCGCCCCCACGCTGCTCGAGCTCTTCGGCGTCACCATCCCCCAGGAGTTCCAGGGCGTCAGCCTCGTCGAGACGATGCTCGGCCGCTCGGGCGTGCCCGACCGACCGGTCTTCGCCGAACTGCTCCCCTACACGAGCTGGAAAGAAAAACACCAGGCCATCATCCACGGCGACGAGAAGTTCATCTACGTCGTCACCAACGGCATCGAAGAGTACTACGACCTGGCCGAAGACCCCGGCGAGCAGAAGAACCTTCGCCAGGAACGAAAGGAGCGCGCCGACAAGCTCAAAAAGCGACTCCAAGAGTTCATGCAGGGCAACTGA
- a CDS encoding DUF4286 family protein, producing the protein MLYTVYIKIDTARCNDWETWMQEVHIPDVLDTGCFAHATLARNPDADTDTRRAYRVVYRALSDEAFDTYQKEHAPQLQKEHTERYEGAFEAWRDVLPVIDGY; encoded by the coding sequence ATGCTCTACACCGTCTACATCAAAATCGACACCGCTCGCTGCAACGACTGGGAAACGTGGATGCAAGAAGTCCACATCCCCGACGTCCTCGACACCGGCTGCTTCGCCCACGCCACCCTCGCGCGCAACCCCGACGCGGACACCGACACCCGCCGGGCCTACCGCGTCGTCTACCGCGCACTGTCCGACGAGGCGTTCGACACCTACCAAAAAGAACACGCCCCGCAGCTCCAAAAGGAGCATACGGAGCGTTATGAAGGGGCGTTCGAGGCGTGGCGGGATGTGTTACCGGTCATCGACGGCTACTAG
- a CDS encoding vWA domain-containing protein encodes MKFQTIQTKSAMLVLAMAMAAGCSHEQSEKFAEADEAVHSEVTFGGEAESADDYAPAPEAAPAEEATAAEPMPQAPRQQQAKRATRMRRVKKAEAKPTMGAVAQDSLRGGLDVQGHATPRREQQANTEDYANYGVNQMTQTAEDALSTFAIDVDTGAYTIARRKLNYGQMPPSSAVRVEEFVNYFRYSYPDPDSGAFGVFMEAAPSPFVAEDEAERRKILRVGVQGKRVTRSTRKPVHLTFLVDVSGSMSSPDKLGLAQKSLEILTNNLQEGDTVALATYAGRVAKILDPTGIENKGRILTAIKSLRSGGSTAMNSGLELAYKLALQNHERDHVNRVIVLSDGDANVGPASHQQILKRIKHFVDEGVTLSTIGFGMGNYKDTMMEQLANNGNGNYYYIDAEKEAWKVFGEQLDGTLQVIAKDVKIQVEFDEEAVESYRLIGYENRDIADKDFRNDKVDAGEIGAGHTVTALYELVLTDKGAKESNKLGTVRIRAKKPDGAKASEQAFLLTRGDLKSSIREASKDFQFATAVAGFAEILRESPYAKNLSYDLIEEIAQGATVAGQQDRQEFLQLVKKAKKLSNG; translated from the coding sequence ATGAAGTTTCAAACGATCCAGACCAAGAGTGCAATGCTCGTGTTGGCGATGGCCATGGCCGCAGGGTGCAGCCACGAGCAATCGGAGAAATTCGCCGAGGCCGACGAGGCCGTCCATTCGGAGGTGACCTTCGGCGGGGAGGCGGAGTCGGCCGACGACTACGCTCCCGCGCCGGAGGCGGCGCCGGCCGAGGAGGCCACGGCGGCCGAGCCGATGCCGCAGGCGCCGCGCCAGCAGCAGGCCAAGCGCGCGACTCGCATGCGTCGCGTCAAGAAGGCCGAGGCCAAGCCGACGATGGGCGCGGTGGCGCAAGATTCGCTGCGGGGAGGCTTGGACGTGCAGGGGCATGCGACGCCCCGGCGCGAGCAGCAGGCGAATACCGAGGACTACGCCAACTACGGCGTCAACCAGATGACCCAGACGGCCGAGGACGCCCTGTCGACGTTTGCCATCGACGTCGACACCGGCGCCTACACCATCGCGCGGCGCAAGCTCAACTACGGGCAGATGCCCCCGTCGTCGGCGGTGCGCGTCGAGGAGTTCGTCAACTACTTCCGCTACAGCTATCCCGACCCCGACTCGGGCGCCTTCGGCGTGTTCATGGAGGCCGCGCCGAGCCCGTTCGTGGCCGAAGACGAGGCCGAGCGCCGCAAGATCTTGCGGGTGGGCGTGCAGGGCAAGCGGGTGACCCGCTCGACGCGCAAGCCGGTGCACCTGACCTTCTTGGTCGACGTCTCCGGCTCGATGTCGAGCCCCGACAAGCTGGGGCTGGCCCAGAAGTCGCTCGAGATTCTGACCAATAACCTGCAGGAGGGCGATACGGTGGCCCTGGCCACCTACGCCGGCCGCGTCGCCAAGATCTTGGACCCGACGGGCATCGAGAACAAAGGGCGGATCCTGACGGCCATCAAGAGCCTGAGGTCGGGCGGCTCGACGGCGATGAACTCGGGGCTGGAGCTGGCCTACAAGCTGGCGCTGCAGAACCACGAGCGTGACCACGTCAATCGCGTCATCGTGTTGAGCGACGGCGACGCCAACGTCGGCCCCGCCTCGCACCAGCAGATCTTGAAGCGCATCAAGCACTTCGTCGACGAAGGCGTCACGCTGTCGACCATCGGCTTCGGCATGGGCAACTACAAAGACACGATGATGGAGCAGTTGGCCAACAACGGAAACGGCAACTACTACTATATCGACGCCGAAAAGGAGGCCTGGAAGGTCTTCGGCGAGCAGCTCGACGGCACGCTGCAGGTCATCGCCAAGGATGTGAAGATTCAGGTCGAGTTCGACGAAGAGGCGGTCGAGTCGTACCGCTTGATCGGCTACGAGAACCGCGACATCGCCGACAAGGACTTCCGCAACGACAAGGTCGACGCCGGCGAGATCGGCGCCGGGCACACCGTCACCGCGCTGTACGAGCTGGTGCTGACCGACAAGGGCGCCAAAGAGAGCAACAAGCTGGGCACCGTGCGCATCCGCGCCAAAAAGCCCGACGGCGCCAAGGCGAGCGAGCAGGCCTTCCTGCTGACCCGCGGCGACCTGAAGAGCTCGATCCGAGAGGCGAGCAAGGACTTCCAATTCGCCACCGCCGTGGCCGGGTTCGCCGAGATTCTGCGCGAGAGCCCCTACGCCAAGAACCTGAGCTACGACCTCATCGAAGAGATCGCGCAGGGCGCGACGGTCGCCGGGCAGCAGGACCGCCAGGAGTTTCTGCAACTGGTGAAGAAGGCGAAGAAGCTGTCGAACGGCTGA
- a CDS encoding ABC transporter ATP-binding protein, with protein sequence MPLLSAQNIAWSPPDSDALLFADVDFDVDAGERVVLEGPSGSGKSTLLRCLVGLEPRRSGTVRWRGEPVDAESMRRFRNRATYVQQRPSAISETVGENLAFAREMARQFAGDRALDEDGQHDLLERLGLGHIGMSRRFDDLSVGEQQRVCLVRALTGQPDMLLLDEPTSALDPERVEQIEDLLIAYVDDAPDRRAFVWVSHQPDQIERISTRVLDVSQWTQERR encoded by the coding sequence ATGCCCCTCTTGAGCGCCCAAAACATCGCCTGGAGCCCGCCCGACAGCGACGCCCTGCTCTTCGCCGACGTCGACTTCGACGTCGACGCCGGCGAGCGCGTCGTCCTCGAGGGCCCGTCGGGCTCGGGCAAGTCGACGCTGCTCCGATGCCTGGTCGGCCTCGAACCCAGGCGCTCGGGCACCGTGCGTTGGCGCGGCGAGCCCGTCGACGCCGAATCCATGCGCCGCTTTCGCAACCGCGCGACCTACGTGCAGCAGCGCCCCAGCGCCATCAGCGAGACGGTCGGCGAGAACCTGGCGTTCGCCCGCGAGATGGCTCGCCAATTCGCCGGCGACCGAGCGCTCGACGAAGACGGCCAACATGACCTGCTCGAGCGCCTGGGCCTGGGCCACATCGGCATGTCGCGACGCTTCGACGACCTGTCGGTCGGCGAGCAGCAGCGCGTCTGCCTGGTGCGCGCGCTCACCGGCCAACCCGACATGCTCCTGCTCGACGAGCCCACCTCGGCGCTCGACCCCGAGCGCGTCGAGCAGATCGAAGACCTCCTTATCGCCTACGTCGACGACGCCCCCGACCGCCGCGCCTTCGTGTGGGTGAGCCACCAGCCCGACCAGATCGAGCGCATCTCGACGCGCGTGCTCGACGTGTCCCAGTGGACGCAGGAGCGCCGATGA
- a CDS encoding ABC transporter permease, giving the protein MNDLVVLTPWDLALAALLLIIPAAISIALKLGLEKRLGIASVRTVVQLAFIGVVLEWVFELNRWYYVVPVLLVMLLVAARAAIQRSERRFPGAYLAAFGSLVLASSVTAFSVTEVVIGVEPWYAPRYVIPLIGMLLGNGLNGISLGLDRLLNDLVQKRRAVEARLALGASSWQAIQPWMRDAVRSGMVPIINSMMIVGLVSLPGMMTGQILAGAAPINAVAYQILIMFMIAAATALGVIMLCLLCYKVLAHPEHRIRWERIVSND; this is encoded by the coding sequence ATGAACGACCTCGTCGTCCTCACCCCGTGGGACCTGGCGCTGGCGGCGCTCTTGCTCATCATCCCCGCCGCCATCAGCATCGCGCTCAAGCTCGGCCTCGAAAAGCGCCTCGGGATTGCCTCGGTGCGCACCGTCGTCCAACTGGCGTTTATCGGGGTCGTGCTCGAGTGGGTCTTCGAGCTGAACCGCTGGTACTACGTCGTCCCCGTGCTGCTGGTGATGCTGCTCGTCGCCGCCCGCGCCGCCATCCAACGCTCCGAGCGACGCTTCCCCGGCGCCTACCTCGCCGCCTTCGGCTCGCTGGTGCTCGCAAGCTCGGTGACCGCGTTTAGCGTCACCGAGGTCGTCATCGGCGTCGAGCCGTGGTACGCCCCGCGCTACGTCATCCCGCTCATCGGCATGCTCCTGGGCAACGGGCTCAACGGCATCAGCCTCGGCCTCGACCGGCTGCTGAACGACCTCGTCCAGAAACGCCGCGCCGTCGAGGCCCGGCTGGCCCTGGGCGCCTCGAGCTGGCAGGCCATCCAGCCGTGGATGCGCGACGCGGTGCGCAGCGGCATGGTCCCCATCATCAACTCGATGATGATCGTGGGCCTCGTCAGCCTGCCCGGCATGATGACCGGCCAGATCTTGGCCGGCGCCGCGCCCATCAACGCGGTTGCCTATCAGATCCTGATCATGTTTATGATTGCCGCGGCCACCGCCCTCGGCGTAATCATGCTGTGTCTGCTCTGCTACAAAGTCCTCGCCCATCCGGAGCATCGCATCCGGTGGGAGCGAATCGTGTCGAATGATTAG
- the purN gene encoding phosphoribosylglycinamide formyltransferase has product MISKEKAVLRNPTFDNLPTIQGPTPRLGVLASGSGTNFDAIAHAIEEGVLDADIACLVCNCPGAGAFDVAERHGIDAELVDHREFSSRKSFDERVLEVLRAHDVEWVIMAGWMRLVTKGFIEAYAEKILNIHPSLLPSFKGIRAVEQALEAGVKITGVTVHHVVPEVDSGPIVAQAAVPILPDDTADSLHARIQEQEHFIYPRAIALAIAEERA; this is encoded by the coding sequence ATGATTAGCAAAGAGAAAGCCGTGCTAAGAAATCCAACCTTCGACAACCTCCCGACCATCCAGGGCCCCACACCCCGCCTGGGCGTATTGGCCAGCGGTAGCGGCACGAACTTCGACGCCATCGCCCACGCAATCGAAGAAGGCGTGCTCGACGCCGACATCGCCTGCTTGGTGTGCAACTGCCCGGGCGCCGGCGCCTTCGACGTCGCCGAGCGTCACGGCATCGACGCCGAGCTGGTCGACCACCGCGAGTTCAGCTCGCGCAAGAGCTTCGACGAGCGCGTCCTCGAGGTGCTGCGCGCCCACGACGTCGAGTGGGTGATCATGGCCGGCTGGATGCGCCTGGTCACCAAGGGCTTCATCGAGGCCTACGCCGAGAAGATCCTCAATATCCACCCCAGCCTGCTGCCAAGCTTCAAGGGCATCCGCGCCGTCGAGCAGGCCCTCGAGGCGGGCGTCAAGATCACCGGCGTGACCGTCCACCACGTCGTCCCCGAGGTCGACAGCGGCCCCATCGTCGCCCAGGCCGCCGTCCCCATCCTCCCCGACGACACCGCCGACTCGCTACACGCCCGCATCCAGGAACAAGAGCACTTCATCTACCCACGCGCGATTGCGTTGGCGATTGCGGAGGAGCGGGCATAG